A window of the Chloroflexus sp. Y-396-1 genome harbors these coding sequences:
- the add gene encoding adenosine deaminase: MLPPALATFIERMPKVELHLHLEGAVSSRTFLQLSQRNDIALPVQNEAELAALFHYDDFHHFLDTFMVLASTIVSGDDFALLAYELGKELAAQQVLYAEVMISPMQHVRRGIDLREVVAGTAAGFAQARQQGGPLVGIVFDYGRQYGAEAAWPILEVAIDCRELGVVGWSIGGNEIGHPPEEFAALFAAARKAGLGVMAHAGEVVGPASVWGAIDVLGVSRIGHGIRSIEDPTLVATLIERGIVLDVCPSSNIRTKAVTSWQAHPLRQLYDAGVLVTINSDDPTFFETMISEEFRRAAIHLGFTVNDLCTMTRNAAQATFLPPTERATLVTTIETLQRNLRLELGI; the protein is encoded by the coding sequence ACTTCATCTCCATCTTGAGGGTGCGGTTTCGTCGCGTACCTTTTTACAGTTGAGTCAGCGCAATGATATTGCACTGCCAGTACAGAATGAAGCAGAATTAGCTGCACTCTTCCACTACGACGATTTTCACCACTTCCTTGATACGTTTATGGTCTTAGCCAGCACGATTGTCTCTGGTGACGATTTTGCGCTACTGGCTTACGAATTGGGGAAGGAACTGGCAGCGCAGCAAGTGCTCTATGCCGAAGTGATGATTTCGCCAATGCAGCATGTGCGGCGGGGGATCGATCTCCGTGAGGTAGTGGCTGGTACTGCGGCGGGTTTTGCGCAAGCCAGACAGCAGGGTGGGCCGTTGGTGGGCATCGTCTTCGATTATGGCCGACAATATGGTGCTGAAGCAGCGTGGCCGATCCTCGAAGTAGCTATTGACTGTCGGGAACTAGGAGTGGTGGGATGGTCGATTGGCGGTAATGAGATTGGTCATCCGCCGGAAGAATTTGCTGCGTTATTTGCGGCAGCGCGCAAGGCTGGCTTAGGTGTAATGGCCCATGCCGGTGAAGTTGTGGGACCAGCCAGTGTGTGGGGGGCGATTGATGTGCTAGGGGTTAGCCGAATCGGTCACGGGATTCGTAGTATCGAAGACCCCACCCTAGTAGCAACCCTCATTGAGCGTGGCATTGTCCTCGATGTTTGTCCGAGTAGTAATATACGAACGAAAGCTGTCACCTCCTGGCAAGCCCATCCGTTACGGCAACTGTACGATGCTGGCGTATTGGTGACAATCAATTCTGACGATCCGACCTTTTTTGAGACGATGATCAGCGAGGAGTTTCGCCGGGCTGCCATTCATCTGGGCTTTACCGTCAATGATCTTTGCACAATGACGCGCAATGCCGCCCAGGCCACGTTCTTACCGCCAACAGAACGTGCGACGCTGGTGACAACGATCGAGACTCTTCAACGCAACCTGCGGTTAGAGCTAGGTATCTAG
- a CDS encoding ABC transporter ATP-binding protein → MTQNGQERPVVLEARNITKRFPGVVANDNVSLKLYKGEVLALLGENGAGKSTLMNILYGLYHQDEGEIFVKGELVRITNPHESIARGIGMVHQHFQLVPVMTVTENIILGNEVTHGPFLDRKRAAERIRAISAQYNLTVDPDALVADLDVGAQQRVEIIKALYRNADILILDEPTAVLTPQEADDLVRVMRTLTAQGTSIIFITHKLREVLEVADRIIVLRGGKVVGETTPAQATEASLAAMMVGREVILKVEKQPARPGAIVLEVRGLRVRDDRQLLAVKGVDLEVRAGEILGIAGVQGNGQTELVAALTGLRPSEAGIIRIDGVDVTNATPRKISELGVAHIPEDRQRDGLVTSYPLTDNSVLETYYLSPFARGIVRNDQAINEHCARLVKEFDVRTPGITVPASSLSGGNQQKLIVAREFSRQLKLLIAAQPTRGVDVGSIEFIHNQIVKKRDEGVAVLLVSAELDEILSLADRIAVMYHGQIVATVKNGELSREELGLLMAGVTLDRSVSVEI, encoded by the coding sequence GTGACGCAAAATGGCCAGGAACGCCCGGTTGTACTGGAAGCGCGCAATATTACCAAACGTTTCCCCGGTGTCGTCGCGAACGATAATGTTTCGCTCAAACTGTACAAGGGTGAGGTGCTGGCACTCCTCGGTGAAAACGGCGCCGGTAAATCAACCCTGATGAATATTCTTTACGGCCTCTACCATCAGGACGAGGGCGAAATTTTCGTTAAAGGTGAGCTGGTTAGGATTACCAACCCGCACGAGTCGATTGCACGCGGTATCGGGATGGTACACCAGCACTTTCAACTGGTACCGGTGATGACGGTCACCGAAAATATTATTCTTGGCAATGAGGTCACGCACGGCCCCTTTCTCGACCGCAAACGAGCCGCCGAGCGTATCCGTGCTATTTCTGCGCAGTACAACCTGACCGTCGATCCCGATGCCTTGGTTGCCGATCTCGATGTTGGCGCACAACAACGGGTTGAGATTATTAAAGCTCTTTACCGTAACGCCGACATTCTCATTCTTGATGAACCAACTGCCGTATTAACGCCGCAGGAAGCTGATGACCTGGTGCGGGTGATGCGTACATTAACTGCTCAGGGGACATCGATCATCTTCATTACCCACAAACTGCGGGAAGTGCTGGAGGTAGCCGACCGGATCATTGTGTTGCGTGGTGGTAAAGTTGTTGGCGAGACAACACCGGCTCAGGCGACAGAAGCCAGTCTGGCGGCGATGATGGTTGGGCGTGAAGTTATTTTGAAGGTCGAAAAGCAGCCCGCCCGTCCTGGGGCAATCGTGCTTGAAGTGCGTGGATTACGGGTGCGCGATGATCGACAACTTCTGGCTGTCAAAGGGGTCGATCTCGAAGTACGCGCTGGTGAAATTCTGGGGATTGCTGGCGTTCAGGGTAATGGGCAAACGGAGTTGGTTGCAGCCCTGACCGGTCTTCGCCCCAGTGAAGCAGGTATTATCCGCATTGATGGTGTTGATGTAACGAACGCAACACCGCGGAAAATCAGCGAATTAGGTGTTGCTCATATTCCTGAAGATCGTCAGCGTGATGGATTGGTAACCTCGTACCCGCTTACAGACAATTCGGTGTTAGAGACATACTATCTTTCGCCTTTTGCCCGTGGAATTGTGCGGAACGATCAGGCAATTAACGAACACTGCGCGCGGCTGGTCAAAGAGTTTGATGTGCGCACCCCAGGGATCACCGTGCCGGCCAGTTCGCTCAGTGGTGGTAATCAGCAAAAACTGATCGTTGCCCGTGAGTTCAGTCGTCAGCTCAAATTGTTGATTGCTGCACAACCGACCCGTGGAGTCGATGTCGGCTCAATTGAGTTTATTCATAACCAGATCGTTAAAAAGCGTGACGAAGGGGTTGCAGTGTTGCTAGTCTCGGCTGAACTCGATGAAATCCTCTCATTGGCCGACCGCATTGCAGTGATGTATCACGGCCAGATTGTTGCAACCGTGAAAAATGGCGAACTCTCACGCGAAGAGCTGGGTTTGCTGATGGCAGGTGTGACGTTGGATCGTTCAGTCTCGGTTGAAATCTGA
- a CDS encoding ABC transporter permease has protein sequence MAQAATETGVRQSALRLLWDRWSGVLVPILAVFTALVVGAFIIGITGADWQAAYIGLWEGAFGSPRALADTVVRSTPFIICGLCVALAFKAGLFNIGAEGQLYAGAVASVVIGTTLQMPAMFHIPAALIAGALGGAAWAAIAGFLKARTGAHEVINTIMLNYIALRMTDWLIRSKTPYILGDPADTTGARSRLVAETARLPGIQVGSSTILHLGIPLALILVFVVAWFLYRTTLGFEMRTAGTNPHAARYAGINVPRTIVLAMAIAGGLAGIAGAIEVIGVRGALSADFFSGLGFDAIAVALLARANPVGIIFSGLLWGGLLTGARLMQVRASLSIDVIKIVQALIIMFVAADQIVRFIYRLPKRKPGEETQLSKGWGG, from the coding sequence ATGGCGCAGGCAGCTACTGAAACAGGTGTTCGTCAATCTGCGCTCCGTTTATTATGGGATCGCTGGTCAGGGGTTCTCGTGCCGATTTTGGCCGTCTTTACGGCGCTCGTGGTGGGTGCATTCATTATCGGTATCACCGGCGCCGACTGGCAGGCGGCATATATTGGCCTCTGGGAAGGCGCCTTTGGTTCACCACGGGCGCTTGCTGATACAGTAGTTCGTTCGACACCGTTTATTATTTGTGGGCTATGCGTAGCATTGGCATTTAAAGCTGGTCTCTTCAATATTGGCGCGGAAGGGCAGCTTTACGCTGGTGCGGTCGCCTCAGTCGTGATCGGTACGACGTTACAAATGCCGGCCATGTTTCATATTCCGGCAGCACTGATTGCAGGAGCGCTGGGTGGCGCAGCCTGGGCAGCGATTGCCGGTTTTCTGAAAGCCCGTACCGGTGCTCACGAAGTGATCAATACGATTATGCTCAACTACATTGCGTTGCGCATGACAGATTGGCTGATCCGGAGCAAAACGCCGTACATTCTTGGTGATCCCGCCGATACCACGGGTGCTCGCTCTCGTCTGGTAGCTGAAACAGCGCGCTTACCGGGGATTCAGGTTGGTAGCTCGACCATTCTTCATCTAGGGATTCCTCTGGCACTGATACTAGTTTTCGTGGTAGCTTGGTTCCTATATCGAACAACGCTTGGCTTCGAGATGCGAACTGCCGGGACTAATCCTCACGCAGCGCGCTATGCCGGTATCAATGTGCCACGCACGATTGTTCTGGCGATGGCAATTGCCGGTGGTCTGGCCGGTATCGCCGGTGCGATTGAGGTCATCGGTGTACGCGGTGCGCTCAGTGCAGACTTTTTTTCGGGGTTGGGTTTTGATGCGATTGCAGTGGCTCTGTTGGCCCGTGCTAATCCGGTTGGGATCATCTTTTCAGGATTGCTGTGGGGAGGGCTGCTGACCGGTGCACGGCTGATGCAGGTACGGGCTAGCCTCTCTATCGATGTGATAAAAATTGTGCAGGCACTGATCATTATGTTTGTGGCCGCCGATCAGATTGTGCGCTTTATCTATCGCTTGCCGAAGCGTAAGCCCGGTGAAGAGACCCAACTCTCAAAGGGATGGGGCGGGTAA
- a CDS encoding acyl-CoA thioesterase has product MSDMSLQHRPARAANEERMAEIILPHQTNGYGTMFGGDVMALMDKAAAIAALRFCRLPVVTASTERIDFRTPIGQGEIVEAFSRVIYVGRSSMVVRVHLFAEHPLIGDRRLCTTGYFSMVAINREGGPAPVVPQLLLLDDEARAEHAIGAEIHAAIAARRHKRTTG; this is encoded by the coding sequence ATGAGCGACATGTCGTTGCAACATCGACCGGCACGGGCTGCCAATGAAGAGCGGATGGCTGAGATTATCTTGCCGCATCAAACAAATGGATACGGAACGATGTTTGGCGGTGATGTGATGGCTTTGATGGATAAAGCTGCGGCCATCGCTGCGCTGCGTTTCTGCCGCTTACCGGTCGTTACTGCTTCTACCGAACGGATTGATTTTCGTACCCCGATCGGTCAGGGAGAAATTGTTGAAGCGTTCTCGCGAGTTATTTACGTGGGACGCAGCTCGATGGTGGTGCGAGTACATCTCTTTGCCGAGCATCCGTTGATCGGTGATCGGCGCCTATGCACAACCGGCTACTTCAGTATGGTGGCTATTAACCGCGAAGGCGGCCCGGCGCCAGTCGTACCACAATTGTTGCTCCTCGATGATGAGGCGCGGGCAGAACATGCTATTGGGGCTGAGATTCACGCTGCAATTGCTGCACGACGTCATAAACGAACCACAGGATAA
- a CDS encoding flavin reductase family protein, whose product MIDESLFRQTMSHFASGVTVVTTALGDRLAGLTVSSFASLSLNPPLVLICIDHNAASHDVIAAAGQFAVNILAEDQEYLSRRFAMHDGAKFAPHSFTMSPNGLPLLNGVLAQIECRLYDKLPGGDHTIFVGEVIAARVFGGRPLLYYRSGYHQLG is encoded by the coding sequence ATGATCGACGAATCACTCTTTCGCCAGACTATGAGTCACTTTGCCTCCGGTGTAACGGTGGTGACAACGGCTCTTGGTGATCGCCTGGCCGGTCTGACGGTCAGCTCGTTTGCTTCATTATCACTCAACCCACCGCTGGTGCTGATTTGCATTGACCATAATGCTGCCAGCCATGACGTTATTGCCGCTGCCGGTCAGTTTGCGGTGAACATCCTGGCTGAAGATCAGGAATATCTCTCGCGGCGATTTGCGATGCATGACGGAGCAAAATTTGCACCGCACAGCTTTACTATGTCACCTAATGGTTTGCCGTTGCTCAACGGGGTATTGGCGCAGATCGAGTGTCGGCTCTACGATAAGCTGCCCGGTGGGGATCATACAATCTTCGTAGGGGAAGTGATCGCGGCACGAGTTTTCGGGGGCAGACCTCTGCTCTATTACCGATCAGGCTACCATCAGTTGGGGTAA
- a CDS encoding DNA methyltransferase has translation MNESSIDILPLAIKESHQLYRTRIAIGHVRTCTCPSNHLNCLTAKEWIKCQLGVWQFAYEGRDIRDKNVHPATFPIALAKRVISLFTHEGELVLDPFVGSGTTLVAARELNRNAIGFDLQEKYIDLCVERLASHDLFNRAQQIAVHDDARNIPAYLQPETISLIWTSPPYANLLNRKRLNKSRRDRKNEQFGRIEQYSQDPRDLGTMQLEEYTKAMGDIFEMLLPLLKPKAHCVINVPDMWWEDRRITIHVALIEELRQRGYELRNIIIWDRTNIVNKVGIFGWPSNYITMGTTFEYLLDFWRPQI, from the coding sequence ATGAACGAATCAAGCATTGACATCCTACCCCTTGCGATAAAAGAATCACATCAGCTTTACCGAACACGGATCGCAATAGGTCATGTTCGAACCTGCACATGCCCCTCTAATCACCTTAACTGCCTGACAGCAAAAGAGTGGATAAAATGTCAGCTTGGCGTTTGGCAATTTGCATATGAAGGGCGAGACATTAGAGATAAAAATGTACATCCAGCAACCTTTCCTATTGCGCTTGCGAAACGAGTTATTAGTCTCTTCACCCACGAAGGTGAGCTCGTCTTGGATCCGTTTGTAGGGAGCGGAACAACGCTTGTTGCAGCACGAGAACTCAATAGAAATGCTATCGGTTTTGATCTTCAAGAGAAATATATTGACCTCTGTGTTGAGCGTTTAGCATCTCATGATCTGTTCAATCGCGCTCAACAGATTGCGGTTCACGATGACGCTCGCAACATTCCTGCATATCTGCAACCAGAGACTATCAGCCTGATCTGGACCTCGCCTCCCTATGCCAATCTTCTTAACAGGAAACGACTGAATAAATCGAGGCGTGATCGAAAGAATGAACAATTTGGGAGAATTGAACAGTACTCGCAAGACCCACGCGATTTGGGTACTATGCAACTCGAAGAGTATACAAAAGCGATGGGAGACATTTTTGAGATGTTATTGCCATTGCTCAAACCGAAAGCTCACTGTGTCATTAACGTTCCTGATATGTGGTGGGAAGATAGGCGCATTACTATTCACGTAGCATTAATTGAAGAGTTGCGGCAACGAGGGTATGAGCTTAGAAATATCATCATTTGGGACAGAACGAACATTGTAAATAAAGTGGGTATATTCGGATGGCCAAGCAATTACATAACAATGGGAACAACATTTGAGTATCTCTTGGACTTTTGGAGACCACAGATATGA
- a CDS encoding MvaI/BcnI family restriction endonuclease: MKLYTKAELISLIREVSAAGWHKSVKQTKDTRNDGAVGNTLEMLLGLQENNLPIPNVQEWELKGQRSQTRSLVTLKHIEPSPRGAKIVTNLLLPKYGWQHQGAGTKYPASAMSFRLTVSATSYTNRGFRLSLDREEGKLRLIFDKTQADIRDPNIASWLASVRQRTGLGALDPEPYWGLKDLEHEIGAKVKNCFYVVADTKVEDGYEFFRYTKMFILSGFSFDSFLNCIEEGIIFVDFDARTGHNHGTKFRIRQHHWSKLYENVEEICLI, from the coding sequence ATGAAGCTTTACACTAAAGCTGAGTTGATATCACTCATTCGTGAGGTAAGTGCGGCGGGATGGCACAAGAGCGTGAAGCAGACCAAAGATACTCGTAACGATGGTGCGGTTGGGAATACATTGGAGATGTTACTTGGTCTTCAAGAGAATAATCTCCCTATACCAAATGTGCAGGAATGGGAACTCAAAGGCCAACGATCGCAGACGAGATCTCTTGTAACCTTGAAGCATATAGAACCTTCACCGCGCGGTGCAAAAATCGTGACGAATCTTTTGCTTCCAAAGTATGGTTGGCAGCATCAAGGAGCTGGAACGAAATATCCAGCTAGTGCGATGAGTTTTAGATTAACAGTAAGTGCCACAAGTTATACTAACCGCGGATTTCGACTATCGCTTGATCGGGAGGAAGGTAAACTTCGTCTCATATTTGACAAAACTCAAGCTGATATTCGCGATCCCAATATTGCGAGTTGGTTAGCATCAGTTAGACAACGAACAGGTCTTGGCGCTCTCGATCCGGAGCCTTATTGGGGATTAAAAGATTTGGAGCATGAGATTGGCGCGAAGGTAAAGAATTGCTTCTACGTTGTGGCAGATACAAAAGTTGAAGATGGATACGAATTCTTTCGTTACACGAAAATGTTCATATTGTCAGGTTTCTCTTTCGACAGCTTTTTGAATTGTATAGAAGAGGGAATAATCTTTGTTGATTTCGATGCACGCACAGGTCATAATCATGGGACAAAATTCAGAATTAGGCAACATCATTGGAGCAAGCTGTATGAAAATGTTGAAGAGATCTGCTTAATCTGA
- a CDS encoding phosphodiester glycosidase family protein yields the protein MYAKQMLILLGVTIYLAACTMAPIKVDSPVIVPTLLSTPTAPPDTDATWRLIASGVEIRQIEAPGLPVQIVRIDPTQVRFFVAYDPTKPRTLQAWAVQYGAVAAINGGFFDQYGEPVALLISDQRVIGTSYVDQGGMFAIDAQGRPHLWSLAEQPYDGKPFEQAIQGWPLLVKTHGEAAYTKTDDQRARRSAIALDQNGRVLLIVAPGASFSLAEWSQFLATVDLAIEVAVNLDGGSSSGLIAQGHQGGVRVDPFVPLPFALLILPL from the coding sequence ATGTATGCGAAACAAATGCTCATTCTGCTGGGAGTGACGATCTACCTGGCGGCGTGTACGATGGCGCCGATCAAGGTTGACAGTCCGGTTATCGTTCCAACGCTTCTGTCAACTCCCACAGCACCTCCTGATACTGACGCTACCTGGCGTTTGATAGCCTCGGGAGTCGAAATTCGCCAGATCGAAGCACCGGGATTACCGGTACAAATCGTGCGGATCGATCCAACGCAAGTACGATTTTTCGTTGCCTATGATCCGACTAAGCCCCGTACTTTGCAGGCATGGGCAGTGCAGTACGGTGCTGTAGCCGCGATTAATGGTGGATTTTTCGATCAGTATGGAGAGCCGGTGGCACTCCTGATCAGCGATCAACGGGTGATTGGAACCAGCTATGTCGATCAAGGTGGGATGTTTGCCATTGATGCGCAAGGCAGGCCCCATCTCTGGTCGCTGGCCGAACAACCTTACGATGGGAAGCCCTTTGAACAGGCCATTCAGGGCTGGCCGCTGCTGGTCAAAACACACGGGGAAGCCGCTTACACGAAAACAGATGATCAGCGTGCGCGGCGGAGTGCGATTGCGCTCGATCAGAATGGTCGGGTCTTGTTGATTGTTGCCCCTGGTGCCAGCTTTAGCCTTGCCGAATGGTCGCAATTCCTGGCGACGGTTGATCTGGCCATTGAGGTTGCAGTTAACCTTGATGGTGGTTCTTCGAGTGGTCTGATAGCACAGGGGCATCAAGGTGGTGTCCGTGTCGACCCATTCGTACCGCTCCCCTTCGCGCTCTTGATCCTGCCGCTTTGA
- a CDS encoding lysylphosphatidylglycerol synthase transmembrane domain-containing protein, with translation MRHWKLWLGLIISLAFLAIALYGLDLAHFWEALREANYWWLIPGVVVYFITVWIRTWRWQSMLNHIASVPLRTLFPIVVIGYMGNNVYPARAGEVLRSYVLRRNCGIAMSASLATVVLERLFDGLVMLLFVAVTLPFTPLPPMFRSLVIGFSGIFLIALIGFIWLAARPQRMSRFYTMLVDRFAPDRLRPHIHGLFDRFIIGLQSLRSPREMIVILLTSTLIWLGETLKYWFVMHAFPFEVSFLVLMLMTAVVNLFTTIPSTPGYVGTFDAPGIAILTQFGVVHAVAAGYTLVLHVALWLPVTLLGAWYMLRQSLTWRDMDRAAALRASGTAESDITEPANPQKVLP, from the coding sequence GTGCGTCACTGGAAATTATGGCTTGGATTGATCATTAGTCTTGCTTTTCTGGCTATTGCGCTCTATGGCCTCGATCTGGCTCATTTCTGGGAGGCATTGCGTGAGGCAAATTATTGGTGGTTGATTCCAGGGGTTGTTGTCTATTTCATCACGGTCTGGATACGAACCTGGCGCTGGCAGTCGATGCTCAACCATATTGCCTCGGTGCCGTTGCGCACGCTGTTCCCGATTGTCGTGATTGGTTACATGGGAAATAACGTCTATCCGGCGCGGGCAGGCGAGGTACTCCGTAGTTACGTACTCCGACGAAACTGTGGTATCGCGATGAGTGCTTCTTTGGCGACTGTAGTGCTCGAGCGGTTGTTCGACGGACTGGTCATGCTGCTTTTTGTAGCTGTTACCCTGCCTTTTACACCGTTACCACCAATGTTTCGCTCGCTGGTGATTGGGTTCAGTGGCATTTTTCTGATCGCGTTGATCGGATTTATTTGGTTGGCTGCCCGTCCGCAGCGCATGAGTCGTTTCTATACCATGCTGGTTGATCGCTTTGCACCAGACCGGTTGCGGCCACACATTCATGGCCTCTTTGATCGCTTTATCATTGGTTTGCAATCACTGCGTAGCCCACGTGAAATGATCGTGATCCTGTTAACATCGACCCTGATCTGGTTGGGAGAGACGCTGAAGTACTGGTTTGTGATGCATGCCTTCCCCTTTGAGGTCTCTTTTCTGGTGCTGATGTTGATGACGGCAGTGGTAAATCTGTTTACGACAATTCCCTCAACACCGGGGTATGTGGGCACCTTTGATGCACCGGGGATTGCTATTTTGACCCAATTTGGCGTCGTGCACGCAGTTGCTGCCGGTTATACTCTGGTGCTGCATGTTGCATTATGGTTGCCGGTGACTCTGCTCGGTGCCTGGTATATGTTGCGCCAGAGTTTGACCTGGCGTGATATGGATCGGGCAGCAGCGTTGCGTGCGTCGGGCACAGCCGAGAGTGACATCACTGAACCGGCAAACCCTCAGAAGGTGCTGCCATGA
- a CDS encoding NAD(P)/FAD-dependent oxidoreductase — protein MKIAVVGAGIAGLSAAYDLAGQGHSVTVYEASAQLGGLASGFRDSGWEWPLERFYHHIFTTDHAIIELTNEIGMRDRLFFRAPVTAQWWRGRGYALDGVLPVLRFPGLPFIDRLRFGLTAFYLKFVTRNWQKLERVTAMSWTERFAGQRVAQVIWRPLLEGKFGPHADEVNMAWLWARLRARSFKLGYFRGGFQAFADELGAACCRRGVQIFLQTPVNVVTQTTNGWQIIASQSLPVEFDALLVTGAPGLLARLVPSLPASYLGQLCQLHSMGAVVMTIALRRPLTDGIYWLNLPKDEFPFLALVEHTNFIEPVHYGGDHLIYCGDYLDPDHEYFRLDAQTLLERFLPALRRINPAFQPDWIRTFWLHRETYAQPIVPVNHSRNIPPITTPLSGLYWASMSQVYPWDRGTNYAVELGRRAARIIHEYADQHRYAVH, from the coding sequence ATGAAGATTGCTGTCGTCGGCGCCGGTATTGCCGGTCTTAGCGCGGCCTACGATCTTGCCGGTCAGGGTCACTCAGTCACTGTTTATGAAGCAAGCGCACAATTGGGTGGGTTAGCCAGCGGCTTTCGTGATTCAGGTTGGGAATGGCCGCTTGAACGGTTTTACCACCATATCTTTACAACCGATCATGCCATTATCGAGCTGACCAATGAAATTGGGATGCGTGACCGTCTCTTCTTTCGAGCGCCGGTCACAGCTCAGTGGTGGAGGGGACGCGGTTATGCCCTCGATGGTGTCCTGCCGGTGTTGCGTTTCCCTGGCTTACCTTTCATTGACCGGCTACGTTTCGGACTCACTGCCTTTTATCTGAAGTTTGTAACTCGGAACTGGCAAAAGCTCGAACGGGTTACAGCGATGTCTTGGACCGAGCGTTTTGCAGGGCAGCGGGTGGCGCAGGTTATCTGGCGGCCGTTGTTGGAAGGTAAATTTGGCCCACATGCTGATGAAGTAAACATGGCTTGGCTTTGGGCGCGCCTACGTGCACGTAGCTTTAAGCTGGGCTATTTTCGGGGTGGGTTTCAAGCTTTCGCTGATGAACTGGGGGCTGCATGTTGCCGCCGTGGAGTGCAAATTTTCCTTCAGACACCGGTCAATGTCGTTACCCAGACAACAAACGGATGGCAAATTATTGCTTCTCAGTCACTACCGGTCGAATTTGATGCGTTGCTGGTGACCGGTGCGCCGGGATTGCTGGCTCGGCTGGTGCCATCTCTGCCAGCCAGTTATTTGGGGCAATTGTGCCAGTTGCATTCGATGGGGGCAGTTGTGATGACGATTGCGCTTCGTCGTCCACTGACCGATGGTATCTACTGGCTCAATCTACCTAAAGATGAATTTCCGTTTCTGGCTCTCGTCGAGCATACCAACTTTATTGAACCGGTGCATTATGGCGGTGACCATCTCATTTATTGTGGAGACTATCTCGATCCCGATCACGAGTATTTTCGGCTTGATGCGCAAACGTTGCTTGAACGATTTTTGCCAGCTCTACGCCGTATTAATCCTGCTTTTCAACCGGATTGGATACGTACCTTCTGGCTCCATCGCGAAACGTATGCCCAGCCGATAGTGCCGGTCAACCATAGCCGTAACATTCCGCCGATTACAACCCCACTTTCTGGTTTGTACTGGGCGAGTATGAGTCAGGTCTACCCCTGGGATCGTGGGACGAACTATGCGGTTGAATTAGGGAGACGGGCCGCTCGTATCATTCACGAATATGCTGATCAGCATCGGTATGCGGTACATTAG
- a CDS encoding LamG domain-containing protein produces MGRQWHTRWLSGWICLILIACSASGTPFTSEAVRDVTAAPSVTPDRDPDSQPTLPSTGVSTASAAPATSSGFSIRFYGFHNGGNETLDSDRVKIPLGAINGSGQLTSSRPVNVGGDITLEFWMKANPGDNDAPACDGWYYGNIIIDRDIFGNGDYGDYGVAICDGKLVVGFSVGNDDRLLKGNATVTDGQWHHVAITRANSGLVRLYIDGQLDIEMLGPSGRIDYRLNRSTNYPNSDPYLVLGAEKHDYPGSRYYNGWLDDLRLSNIVRYSGPFSRPTAPHALDSNTVALYRFDEGSGTTINDSTSGNRSPGELKPRAGGADQHWSSDTPFNANGVLLTPRAYIPFIVRS; encoded by the coding sequence ATGGGACGCCAGTGGCATACGCGATGGCTAAGTGGATGGATTTGTCTAATCCTGATTGCCTGTAGTGCGAGCGGGACGCCGTTTACCTCAGAAGCGGTGCGTGATGTGACCGCAGCGCCATCGGTTACACCTGATCGCGATCCTGATTCTCAGCCAACACTGCCGTCTACCGGTGTATCAACAGCTTCAGCAGCACCGGCTACCTCCAGTGGTTTCTCTATCCGCTTTTACGGCTTTCACAACGGTGGTAATGAAACGTTAGATAGTGATCGGGTTAAAATCCCGTTGGGTGCGATTAATGGGAGTGGTCAATTAACTAGCTCGCGGCCGGTCAATGTGGGTGGTGATATAACGTTAGAGTTCTGGATGAAAGCTAATCCAGGTGACAATGATGCGCCAGCTTGTGATGGATGGTATTACGGGAATATCATCATCGACCGAGATATATTCGGTAATGGCGACTATGGTGATTATGGTGTTGCGATTTGTGATGGCAAACTGGTTGTTGGTTTTAGTGTAGGCAATGATGATCGTCTTCTCAAAGGTAATGCGACGGTGACTGATGGGCAGTGGCATCATGTTGCAATCACTCGTGCGAACAGTGGACTAGTGCGTCTCTATATTGATGGGCAGCTCGATATTGAGATGCTGGGGCCATCGGGACGGATCGATTATCGGCTTAACCGCTCAACAAATTATCCCAACAGTGATCCCTATCTCGTTTTGGGTGCGGAGAAGCATGATTATCCTGGTAGTCGTTACTACAATGGTTGGCTCGACGATCTGCGATTGTCGAATATTGTGCGCTATTCCGGGCCTTTTTCTCGTCCAACTGCTCCGCATGCCCTTGACAGCAATACTGTTGCGCTTTACCGGTTTGATGAAGGAAGTGGTACAACGATCAATGACAGCACGTCTGGGAATCGGAGTCCTGGCGAACTAAAGCCACGGGCTGGTGGTGCAGATCAGCACTGGTCGAGTGATACGCCTTTCAATGCAAATGGCGTGCTGCTCACCCCGCGGGCGTACATTCCATTTATTGTGCGCAGCTAG